From Halanaeroarchaeum sulfurireducens, a single genomic window includes:
- a CDS encoding CBS domain-containing protein translates to MSVVRDIMTTDLVTVPLEESLQETVSRMLNNRVGSVVVKSGPEPAGIVTETDVLAVGTTFECAFEEIPVSRAMSANLVTASPDTSIEDAMATLHDHGIKKLPVVEDDELVGIVTMTDFVYHQHELAQEAEKLDRERVTPVDLGDYEE, encoded by the coding sequence ATGAGTGTCGTTCGAGATATCATGACGACGGACCTGGTGACGGTGCCCCTCGAGGAATCCCTCCAGGAGACGGTCTCGCGCATGTTGAACAACCGAGTCGGCAGCGTGGTCGTCAAAAGCGGGCCGGAACCGGCCGGTATCGTCACGGAGACTGACGTCCTGGCGGTCGGGACGACGTTCGAGTGCGCCTTCGAGGAGATACCGGTATCGCGAGCGATGAGCGCCAATCTCGTCACTGCGTCACCCGACACATCGATCGAGGACGCGATGGCGACGCTTCACGACCACGGTATCAAGAAACTCCCCGTCGTGGAGGACGACGAACTCGTAGGCATCGTCACGATGACCGACTTCGTCTATCACCAGCACGAACTGGCCCAGGAGGCAGAGAAACTCGATCGAGAACGGGTGACGCCGGTCGATCTTGGCGACTACGAGGAGTGA
- the rpiA gene encoding ribose-5-phosphate isomerase RpiA, with protein MKTQGGSSDAKRRAGESAANLVVDGMVVGLGTGSTAAHAIDALGEAVDAGLDVRGIATSYQSRRRALEAGIPLTTLDAVDRVDVAIDGADQVADRHLLKGGGAAHAREKVVDGVADRFVVVVDSSKTVETLSRPVPLAVLPDAEPVVERAVEDVGGDPELRTATAKDGPVVTDDGNLVLDCSFGPIEDPAGLASTLSSLPGVVEHGLFVGMVDEIHVGTDGDVTVERFD; from the coding sequence ATGAAGACCCAGGGAGGGTCCTCGGACGCGAAGCGGCGGGCCGGCGAGAGCGCGGCGAATCTGGTCGTCGACGGCATGGTGGTAGGCCTCGGAACCGGGAGCACGGCCGCCCATGCCATCGACGCCCTCGGCGAGGCAGTCGACGCTGGCCTCGACGTCCGGGGCATCGCCACGTCGTATCAGTCACGACGGCGTGCGCTCGAAGCGGGCATCCCCCTGACTACCCTCGACGCCGTCGACCGCGTGGATGTGGCCATCGACGGGGCCGATCAGGTCGCCGACCGACACCTCCTGAAAGGCGGCGGCGCTGCTCACGCCCGGGAGAAGGTCGTCGACGGGGTCGCCGATCGGTTCGTCGTCGTCGTCGATTCCTCGAAGACGGTGGAGACGCTCTCTCGACCCGTCCCGCTCGCGGTGCTCCCGGACGCAGAACCCGTCGTCGAACGGGCTGTCGAGGACGTCGGCGGCGATCCCGAACTCCGAACGGCGACCGCGAAAGACGGACCCGTCGTTACCGACGACGGCAATCTCGTTCTCGATTGCTCGTTCGGCCCGATCGAAGACCCGGCGGGTCTGGCCAGCACGCTGTCGTCGCTGCCGGGTGTCGTCGAACACGGCCTCTTCGTGGGCATGGTCGACGAGATCCACGTCGGAACGGACGGGGATGTCACCGTCGAGCGCTTCGATTGA
- a CDS encoding DUF1931 family protein has translation MADLIVKAAVKEALADKNVASDFYDALDEKVEDLLDDAGRRAEENGRKTVQPRDL, from the coding sequence ATGGCAGACCTAATCGTCAAGGCCGCTGTGAAGGAAGCACTCGCTGACAAAAACGTCGCGTCGGACTTCTACGACGCACTCGACGAGAAGGTCGAAGACCTGCTCGACGATGCTGGCCGGCGTGCCGAGGAGAACGGTCGGAAGACCGTCCAGCCGCGCGACCTGTAA
- a CDS encoding GIY-YIG nuclease family protein: MHHVYVLSCADDTLYTGYTTDVERRVAQHNAGEGAKYTRGRTPVDLVHVETYGSRSAALSREYEIKQLSRAEKERLVED; encoded by the coding sequence GTGCATCACGTGTACGTCCTCTCGTGTGCCGACGACACGCTCTACACCGGGTACACGACCGACGTCGAACGGCGTGTCGCCCAACACAACGCGGGAGAGGGCGCGAAATACACGCGGGGACGGACCCCCGTCGACCTCGTTCACGTGGAGACGTACGGATCGCGGTCCGCGGCCCTCTCCCGGGAGTACGAGATCAAACAGCTCTCGCGCGCGGAAAAAGAGCGACTCGTCGAGGACTGA
- a CDS encoding phosphoglucomutase/phosphomannomutase family protein: MDAISFGTSGWRATLDVFTAPRVRMVGQATADYLDDVGSGDESVAIGYDARETSRGFAEELARVVAANGHDVLLPARDCPTPMVAHAIVTRDLAGGLVVTASHNPPEYNGVKFFPGNGSPPLPDVTEAIEANLREPVAAPEAEWGTIREVDLVEPHLDAAMALLAPDLDGLTVVYDAMHGSGRDVTDRLLERAGADVICLHCERDPDFGGTPPEPSPDRLQALVEAVREEGADLGVANDGDADRIGVVTPERGFLDENLFFAAAYDHLLESDTGPAVRTVSTTFLIDRVAQAHGEEVIETAVGFKWVADAVREHDALMGGEESGGFTIRGHVPTKDGVLMALLAATAESERRIDDRVDALLAEHGNVHQDKVSVDCPDSEKSRVLAELEGAFPDAIADRSVVEINPTDGVKALLDDGSWLLIRPSGTEPKLRVYAEAGSERRVDELLAAGRNVVEPLV, from the coding sequence ATGGACGCGATTTCGTTCGGGACGTCCGGGTGGCGTGCCACCCTCGACGTCTTCACCGCCCCACGAGTCCGGATGGTCGGGCAGGCCACGGCCGATTACCTCGACGACGTGGGGAGCGGGGACGAATCGGTCGCCATCGGCTACGACGCGCGAGAGACCTCCCGCGGGTTCGCCGAAGAACTCGCCCGCGTCGTGGCGGCGAACGGTCACGACGTGCTCCTGCCGGCCCGTGACTGTCCGACCCCGATGGTCGCCCACGCCATCGTCACTCGCGACCTCGCCGGCGGACTCGTCGTCACGGCCTCGCACAACCCGCCGGAGTACAACGGCGTGAAGTTCTTCCCGGGAAACGGCTCGCCACCGCTTCCCGACGTCACCGAGGCCATCGAGGCGAACCTCCGGGAGCCGGTCGCCGCCCCCGAAGCGGAATGGGGGACGATTCGAGAGGTCGACCTCGTCGAACCACACCTCGACGCCGCGATGGCCCTGCTCGCGCCCGACCTCGACGGCCTCACCGTCGTCTACGACGCCATGCACGGCAGCGGCCGCGACGTCACGGACCGTCTCCTCGAGCGTGCGGGTGCGGACGTGATCTGTCTGCACTGCGAGCGCGACCCGGATTTCGGTGGCACCCCGCCCGAGCCCTCCCCAGACAGACTCCAGGCGCTGGTCGAAGCCGTCCGCGAGGAGGGTGCCGATCTCGGCGTCGCAAACGACGGCGACGCGGACCGAATCGGCGTCGTCACGCCGGAACGGGGGTTTCTGGACGAGAACCTCTTCTTCGCGGCCGCGTACGACCACCTCCTCGAATCGGACACGGGACCGGCCGTGCGGACCGTCTCGACGACGTTCCTGATCGACCGGGTCGCGCAAGCCCACGGCGAGGAGGTGATCGAGACGGCGGTCGGATTCAAGTGGGTCGCCGACGCCGTGCGGGAACACGACGCGCTCATGGGTGGCGAGGAGTCCGGCGGGTTCACCATCCGAGGCCACGTACCGACCAAAGACGGCGTCCTGATGGCGCTCCTCGCCGCCACCGCGGAATCGGAGCGCCGTATCGACGATCGAGTCGACGCCCTCCTGGCCGAGCACGGCAACGTCCATCAGGACAAGGTGAGCGTGGACTGTCCCGACAGCGAGAAATCGCGTGTTCTCGCGGAACTCGAGGGTGCGTTCCCGGATGCAATCGCGGACCGGTCGGTCGTGGAGATCAATCCCACCGACGGCGTGAAGGCACTGCTCGACGACGGATCCTGGCTCCTCATCCGCCCGAGCGGGACGGAGCCGAAGCTGCGCGTGTACGCCGAGGCGGGAAGCGAGAGAAGGGTCGATGAGTTACTCGCCGCGGGCCGGAACGTCGTCGAACCGCTCGTCTAG
- a CDS encoding GNAT family N-acetyltransferase, translating into MMVRDATAGDLPAVMNVLDGANIAIDADTVSRRIGSDMVLVAGDRRRPLGVLVAIPRREGAHIEAIAVRRRRRDQGVGTALVEAATERWGRLTAAFDPPVRPFYESLGFDVERRGERFWAERV; encoded by the coding sequence ATAATGGTCCGCGACGCCACAGCCGGCGACCTGCCAGCGGTGATGAACGTCCTCGACGGTGCCAACATCGCCATCGATGCCGATACCGTCTCCCGCCGCATCGGGTCGGACATGGTACTCGTGGCCGGCGACCGACGGCGGCCGCTCGGTGTCCTGGTCGCGATTCCGCGGCGTGAGGGCGCTCACATCGAGGCGATCGCGGTACGGCGACGGCGACGGGACCAGGGCGTCGGAACGGCACTCGTCGAGGCCGCCACCGAACGGTGGGGGCGGCTCACCGCGGCGTTCGATCCGCCCGTCCGGCCGTTCTACGAATCCCTCGGGTTCGACGTCGAGCGCCGCGGCGAGCGTTTCTGGGCCGAACGCGTCTAG
- the samp2 gene encoding ubiquitin-like small modifier protein SAMP2, which yields MRVTVDVVGEKTREVEIPEGTYADVLDAVGLSSHEASVLVEGRPVPADQPIESRTVTVLQLVKGG from the coding sequence ATGCGCGTCACCGTCGACGTCGTCGGCGAGAAAACCCGCGAGGTCGAGATCCCCGAGGGGACCTACGCCGACGTGCTCGACGCCGTCGGGTTGAGCAGTCACGAGGCGTCGGTCCTGGTCGAGGGACGCCCCGTCCCCGCGGATCAACCGATCGAATCGCGGACGGTCACCGTCCTGCAACTCGTCAAAGGTGGATAA
- a CDS encoding MgtC/SapB family protein translates to MEPVDPGILKEILVAIALGALVGIEREQAPDRKYAGIRTLSILTASGALVVGIGEMVQSAAPVLIYLAFVAILSLSIIYVRLEVQDSNIGFTTSTTVFLLGLVGVLVGYGRYFPAVAIVLIVVFMLSEKESFQRYVARFHSDDLSDAITVGILALVIYPILPEGAVDPYGVLFLRKALLFVILILMVQFAAFISLQWWKIRIGMLAAAAVGGVVSSLAVATTMIEYVAKGRLSDAAYSATLAASVAMIARNGALAVALSPGFRLLRPIIVPFGLAVAVGTGFVVMNCRRASSIGELDFGTESPFSFRSAFQFGVLFLAILMLSELATTYLSVFGAYGAAFLGGFGSSTAVVASAATLLSAGSMTETQAAIMVSLGIIASLLSKLFYSEVGGARQLTLRLLAPYALMGATILGGLLL, encoded by the coding sequence ATGGAACCGGTCGATCCCGGCATTTTAAAGGAAATACTCGTCGCGATCGCGCTGGGTGCGCTCGTCGGCATCGAGCGGGAGCAGGCCCCAGATCGCAAGTACGCCGGGATCCGGACGCTATCCATCCTCACCGCTTCGGGGGCGCTCGTGGTCGGCATCGGCGAGATGGTTCAGTCCGCAGCCCCGGTCCTGATCTACCTGGCGTTCGTGGCGATCCTTTCGCTTTCGATCATCTACGTCCGTCTGGAAGTCCAGGACTCGAATATCGGCTTTACCACCTCGACCACCGTCTTCTTGCTGGGGCTCGTGGGTGTTCTGGTGGGGTACGGGCGGTACTTCCCTGCCGTCGCGATCGTTCTCATCGTCGTGTTCATGCTCTCCGAGAAGGAGTCCTTCCAGCGGTACGTCGCTCGCTTTCACTCCGACGACCTCTCGGACGCGATCACGGTGGGCATCCTCGCACTCGTCATCTACCCGATCCTCCCCGAGGGCGCCGTCGATCCGTACGGGGTACTCTTCCTCCGGAAAGCGCTGCTCTTCGTGATCCTGATCCTGATGGTGCAGTTCGCCGCGTTCATCTCGCTTCAGTGGTGGAAAATTCGGATCGGCATGCTTGCGGCGGCCGCGGTCGGCGGCGTGGTCAGCTCCCTCGCGGTTGCCACGACCATGATCGAGTACGTCGCGAAGGGCCGGCTGTCGGATGCGGCGTACAGTGCGACGCTGGCCGCGTCGGTGGCGATGATCGCCCGGAACGGCGCTCTGGCGGTGGCCCTCTCCCCGGGATTCCGGCTTCTCCGGCCGATCATCGTGCCGTTTGGGCTCGCCGTCGCCGTCGGGACGGGATTCGTCGTGATGAACTGCCGCCGGGCGTCGTCGATCGGCGAGCTGGACTTCGGCACGGAATCGCCCTTTTCCTTTCGCTCTGCGTTCCAGTTCGGCGTCCTGTTTTTGGCCATCCTCATGCTCTCGGAACTGGCGACGACGTATCTCTCCGTGTTCGGTGCCTACGGGGCCGCGTTCCTGGGCGGGTTCGGTTCGTCGACGGCCGTCGTCGCGTCGGCGGCGACGCTGCTCTCCGCGGGGTCGATGACGGAGACCCAGGCCGCGATCATGGTCTCGCTGGGTATCATTGCGAGTCTCCTCTCGAAGCTCTTTTACTCCGAGGTCGGCGGGGCCCGCCAGCTGACGCTCCGGTTGCTCGCCCCATACGCGCTGATGGGTGCCACCATCCTCGGCGGCTTACTCCTGTGA
- a CDS encoding replication factor C small subunit, with translation MADPADGRDEIWVEKYRPETLENVVGHDDIIDRIESYVERDDLPHLLFSGPAGTGKTATASAIAKELYGDDWRGNFLELNASDERGIDVVRDRIKNFARSSFGGYNYRIIFLDEADALTSDAQSALRRTMEQFSNNTRFILSCNYSSQIIDPIQSRCAVFRFTSLDDDAVAKRIEEIAAEEGIEYTDAGVDALVYAADGDMRRAINALQAAAATGEIVDEDAVFTITSTARPEEIREMVTSAIDGDFPAARAGLDELIDERGLAGGDIIDQLHRSVWDFDVDDDLAVFLMERLGEADYRISTGANERVQLEALLAAVALEVD, from the coding sequence ATGGCAGATCCCGCGGACGGGCGAGACGAAATCTGGGTGGAGAAGTATCGCCCCGAGACGCTCGAGAACGTGGTCGGCCACGACGATATCATCGACCGCATCGAGAGCTACGTAGAACGGGACGACCTCCCCCACCTCCTGTTTTCAGGACCGGCCGGAACCGGCAAAACGGCGACAGCCAGCGCCATCGCCAAGGAACTCTACGGCGACGACTGGCGGGGAAACTTCCTCGAATTGAACGCCTCCGACGAGCGGGGCATCGACGTGGTTCGCGATCGGATCAAGAACTTCGCGCGGTCGAGCTTCGGGGGATACAACTACCGGATCATCTTTCTCGACGAGGCAGACGCGCTCACCTCCGACGCCCAGTCAGCGCTCCGCCGCACGATGGAGCAGTTCTCGAACAACACCCGCTTTATCCTCTCGTGTAACTACTCCTCGCAGATCATCGACCCCATCCAGTCGCGATGTGCGGTCTTCCGGTTCACCAGCCTCGACGACGACGCGGTCGCGAAACGCATCGAGGAGATCGCCGCCGAGGAGGGCATCGAGTACACCGATGCGGGCGTCGACGCGTTGGTCTACGCCGCCGATGGCGACATGCGCCGGGCCATCAACGCCCTGCAGGCAGCCGCGGCGACCGGCGAGATCGTCGACGAGGACGCGGTGTTCACCATCACGAGTACGGCCCGCCCCGAGGAGATCCGCGAGATGGTCACAAGCGCCATCGACGGCGACTTTCCTGCCGCTCGCGCCGGTCTCGACGAGCTCATCGACGAGCGAGGGCTGGCGGGTGGGGACATCATCGACCAGCTTCACCGGTCGGTCTGGGACTTCGACGTGGACGACGACCTGGCGGTCTTCCTGATGGAACGGCTGGGGGAGGCCGACTATCGCATCAGCACGGGTGCGAACGAGCGCGTCCAACTCGAGGCGCTCCTCGCCGCGGTCGCTCTCGAGGTCGACTGA
- the alaS gene encoding alanine--tRNA ligase, translated as MSDLDEAYRLEYFEEEGFMRKQCTQCGAHFWTRDESQETCGEPPCDDYAFIDDPGFSEEYSLGEMREAFLSFFEDHGHERIDPYPVAANRWRDDVLLTQASIYDFQPLVTSGKTPPPANPLTISQPCIRMQDIDNVGKTGRHTMAFEMMAHHAFNAREDAPEDLAYQGEVYWKDETVELCDDLFVEMGADPEEITYIEDPWVGGGNAGPAFEVLYKGAELATLVFMSMEQDPEGEYEMKDGNSYSPMDTYIVDTGYGLERWTWVSQGTPTVYEAIYPDTIEFLKENAGIELTAKERDLVHSASKLAGRMDIDEIEHVDAAREEIADKLDVETETIEALLSPLEDIYAIADHARTLAYMFGDGIVPSNVGTGYLARMVLRRTKRLADDVGVDAPIEALVDMQADRLGYDNRDTIREMVSTEVEKYEETLERGGRRVRQIAQDYADEGRPIPKETLVELYDSHGIQPEMVEDIAEEVGATVDVPDDFYSLVAQRHDTTGAVAEETATDERLADLPATERLFYDDQYRTEFEAVILDVFEREDGYDVVLDQTMFYPEGGGQPADHGTLSTSDTTVEVRDVQREGEVILHRTDEKPSKGEFVRGQIDVERRRRLMRHHTATHIVIHAARQVLGDHIRQAGAQKGTDSSRIDVTHFRRLDRETIKEIERLANDIVLEDLSVQVEWPDRHEAEEAFGFDLYQGGIPAGENIRLVHVGDDVQACGGTHVQHTGEIGTIKILSTERVQDGVERITFAAGEAATEHVQAMEDDLLDAAEAFDVSPEEVPATADRFFSEWKERGKRIEELKEELAAARASGGSAGEEVTVGDTTAVVQRVDTDMDELRATANAIVEEGKIAVVASGRDGAQFVVAVPDGSDVNAGEVVGELASQVGGGGGGPPDFAQGGGPEADALEDALAAAPDILRRVADV; from the coding sequence ATGAGTGACCTGGACGAAGCGTACCGCCTCGAGTACTTCGAGGAGGAAGGATTTATGCGAAAACAGTGCACCCAGTGTGGGGCGCACTTCTGGACCCGCGACGAATCCCAGGAGACATGCGGGGAACCCCCGTGTGACGACTACGCGTTCATCGACGATCCGGGTTTCTCCGAGGAGTACAGCCTCGGGGAGATGCGCGAGGCGTTTCTCTCCTTCTTCGAGGATCATGGCCACGAGCGGATCGACCCCTATCCGGTCGCGGCGAACCGCTGGCGGGACGACGTCCTGCTGACCCAGGCGTCCATCTACGACTTCCAGCCGCTGGTGACCAGCGGGAAGACGCCGCCGCCGGCGAACCCCCTGACCATCAGCCAGCCCTGCATCCGAATGCAGGACATCGACAACGTGGGGAAGACCGGCCGGCACACCATGGCCTTCGAGATGATGGCCCACCACGCCTTCAACGCTCGCGAGGACGCCCCCGAGGACCTGGCCTACCAGGGGGAGGTCTACTGGAAGGACGAGACGGTCGAGCTCTGTGACGACCTGTTCGTCGAGATGGGTGCGGACCCCGAGGAGATTACCTACATCGAGGACCCCTGGGTCGGCGGCGGCAACGCAGGACCGGCCTTCGAGGTGCTCTACAAGGGCGCGGAACTCGCGACGCTCGTCTTCATGTCGATGGAGCAGGACCCCGAGGGCGAGTACGAGATGAAAGACGGGAACAGCTACAGCCCGATGGACACCTACATCGTGGACACCGGCTACGGGCTCGAGCGCTGGACCTGGGTCAGCCAGGGCACGCCCACCGTCTACGAAGCCATCTATCCCGACACCATCGAGTTCCTCAAGGAGAACGCGGGTATCGAACTCACGGCGAAAGAGCGCGACCTCGTCCACAGTGCCTCGAAGCTCGCGGGCCGGATGGATATCGACGAGATCGAACACGTCGACGCGGCCCGCGAGGAGATCGCGGACAAACTCGACGTCGAGACCGAGACCATCGAGGCGCTCCTGTCGCCCCTCGAGGACATCTACGCCATCGCGGACCACGCGCGAACCCTCGCGTACATGTTCGGGGACGGGATCGTTCCCTCGAACGTCGGCACGGGGTACCTGGCCCGGATGGTCCTCCGACGGACCAAACGGCTCGCCGACGACGTCGGCGTCGACGCCCCCATCGAGGCCCTGGTCGACATGCAAGCCGACCGGCTGGGCTACGACAACCGGGATACCATCCGCGAGATGGTCAGCACGGAGGTCGAAAAGTACGAGGAGACTCTCGAACGCGGGGGCCGGCGGGTGCGACAGATCGCCCAGGACTACGCCGACGAGGGGCGACCGATCCCGAAGGAGACGCTCGTCGAGCTGTACGACTCGCACGGCATCCAACCGGAAATGGTCGAGGACATCGCCGAGGAAGTCGGTGCGACCGTCGACGTCCCCGACGACTTCTACAGTCTCGTGGCCCAGCGTCACGACACGACGGGAGCCGTCGCGGAGGAGACGGCGACGGACGAGCGGCTCGCGGACCTCCCGGCGACCGAGCGACTGTTCTACGACGACCAGTACCGGACCGAGTTCGAGGCCGTCATCCTCGACGTCTTCGAGCGCGAGGACGGCTACGACGTGGTCCTCGACCAGACGATGTTCTATCCCGAGGGTGGTGGCCAGCCGGCCGATCACGGCACGCTCTCGACCAGCGATACGACCGTGGAGGTTCGCGACGTCCAGCGCGAGGGGGAGGTCATCCTCCATCGAACGGACGAGAAACCAAGCAAAGGCGAGTTCGTCCGCGGACAGATCGACGTGGAGCGACGACGTCGGCTGATGCGCCATCACACCGCCACCCACATCGTCATCCACGCCGCCAGACAGGTGCTCGGCGATCACATCCGGCAGGCGGGCGCGCAGAAGGGCACCGACTCATCCCGGATCGACGTGACCCACTTCCGCCGCCTGGACCGGGAGACCATCAAGGAAATCGAGCGGCTGGCGAACGACATCGTCCTCGAGGACCTGAGCGTCCAGGTAGAGTGGCCCGACCGCCACGAGGCCGAGGAGGCGTTCGGGTTCGACCTGTACCAGGGCGGTATTCCGGCCGGCGAGAACATCCGCCTGGTCCACGTCGGGGACGACGTTCAGGCGTGTGGTGGCACGCACGTCCAGCACACGGGGGAGATCGGGACCATCAAGATCCTCTCGACGGAGCGGGTCCAGGACGGAGTCGAGCGCATTACGTTCGCTGCCGGCGAGGCCGCCACCGAGCACGTCCAGGCCATGGAGGATGACCTGCTGGACGCCGCCGAGGCGTTCGACGTCTCGCCCGAGGAGGTCCCGGCCACCGCGGACCGGTTTTTCTCCGAGTGGAAAGAGCGGGGAAAGCGCATCGAGGAACTCAAAGAGGAACTCGCGGCGGCCAGGGCCAGCGGCGGGTCGGCCGGCGAGGAGGTGACGGTGGGCGACACCACCGCGGTCGTCCAGCGCGTGGACACCGACATGGACGAACTCCGGGCGACCGCGAACGCCATCGTCGAGGAGGGCAAGATCGCGGTGGTCGCCAGCGGCCGCGACGGCGCCCAGTTCGTCGTGGCCGTCCCGGACGGCAGCGACGTGAACGCCGGCGAGGTCGTCGGTGAGCTGGCGAGCCAGGTGGGCGGGGGCGGTGGCGGCCCGCCGGACTTCGCACAGGGCGGCGGTCCAGAGGCTGACGCACTCGAGGACGCGCTCGCGGCAGCGCCCGACATCCTCCGGCGGGTCGCTGACGTCTGA
- a CDS encoding type 1 glutamine amidotransferase, with translation MNRPRLALLNCADDPEPPRRNFRRELSADLVEFTVAGGEFPDDPDVDGVVVTGSPASVYWDEPWIGKTALWVREAIEDGLPTLGVCFGHQLVAMALGGEVVDMGEYELGYRQIHHDGDPLFDGIDDPFLAFETHSDIVAELPPGATSIAENDYGVQAFRTERAAGVQFHPEYDRATAERVTKRKELPQERIESILKDITDATVARAAPAALVFENFIEEFVGSDTA, from the coding sequence ATGAATCGACCTCGTCTCGCGCTCCTCAACTGCGCCGACGATCCCGAGCCACCCCGGCGGAACTTTCGCCGCGAACTGTCCGCCGATCTCGTCGAGTTCACCGTGGCTGGCGGGGAGTTCCCCGATGACCCCGACGTGGACGGCGTCGTCGTCACCGGGTCGCCGGCGTCGGTCTACTGGGACGAGCCGTGGATCGGGAAGACCGCGTTGTGGGTTCGCGAGGCCATCGAGGACGGACTGCCGACGCTCGGGGTCTGCTTTGGCCACCAACTGGTGGCGATGGCGCTGGGCGGGGAGGTCGTCGACATGGGCGAATACGAACTGGGCTATCGGCAGATCCACCACGACGGCGACCCGCTGTTCGACGGGATCGACGATCCGTTCCTGGCGTTCGAGACGCACTCGGACATCGTCGCCGAACTTCCGCCCGGCGCCACATCCATCGCCGAGAACGATTACGGCGTCCAGGCGTTCCGGACGGAGCGGGCCGCTGGCGTCCAGTTCCACCCGGAGTACGATCGAGCGACCGCAGAGCGAGTGACGAAACGAAAGGAGTTGCCCCAAGAACGGATCGAATCGATACTCAAGGACATCACCGACGCCACGGTCGCCAGGGCGGCGCCGGCGGCGCTCGTCTTCGAGAATTTCATCGAGGAGTTCGTCGGGTCTGACACCGCGTGA
- a CDS encoding acetyl-CoA hydrolase/transferase C-terminal domain-containing protein: MTVPDPISDRLNGSLPITSAAEAAATIADDATVLTSGFGSVGYPKAVPLALAESNRDLALTLVSSGTAGEEIEVDLVEAGALDRRFAFQSSAVAKRASNDRSIAFSDRHVSGIGDEVQFGRLADPDVAVVEAVAVGEDWFVPSTSLGQTPAFVEATPELVIEVNHAQPLELAAIHDVYRPGAPPDRGPIPVESAGDRVGESVVRFDPETLRAVVETDRPDSTYTLREPTAVDQAIAANLRDFLAAEIERSPAFTDALHLQFGVGSVGNALMGAIGDLDVGDRELVYFGEVVQDGLLDLLDAGHLSAASATSLALTEDGQQRLFADIERYAEDIVLRPTDVSNHPGLIDRFGVVGINSAVEVDLFGNVNSTHIESTRVVRGVGGSGDFFRNALVSVCALPSKLSGKNVSRVVPMTFHVDHTEHDVDVFVTEQGVADVRGLAPVERAERIVEQCAHPDYKPELREYLEEVTQQHGHAPLDIERAADWQS, encoded by the coding sequence ATGACGGTTCCGGACCCGATCTCGGATCGGCTGAACGGATCGCTCCCGATCACGTCGGCCGCCGAGGCGGCCGCGACGATCGCCGACGATGCGACCGTCCTCACGAGCGGGTTCGGGAGCGTCGGCTATCCGAAGGCGGTGCCCCTGGCGCTGGCCGAGTCAAATCGCGACCTCGCGCTCACCCTCGTGAGTAGCGGCACCGCGGGCGAGGAGATCGAGGTCGATCTCGTCGAGGCCGGGGCTCTCGATCGGCGGTTCGCGTTTCAGTCCTCCGCCGTCGCCAAGCGGGCGAGCAACGACCGATCGATCGCGTTCAGCGATCGGCACGTCTCCGGCATCGGCGACGAGGTACAGTTCGGGCGGTTGGCCGATCCGGACGTCGCCGTCGTTGAAGCGGTCGCCGTGGGCGAGGACTGGTTCGTCCCGTCCACGTCACTCGGGCAGACGCCGGCGTTCGTCGAGGCGACACCAGAACTCGTAATCGAGGTGAATCACGCACAGCCGCTCGAACTGGCGGCGATTCACGACGTCTATCGACCCGGCGCGCCACCCGACCGGGGCCCGATCCCCGTCGAGAGCGCCGGCGACCGGGTCGGGGAGTCGGTCGTGCGATTCGATCCCGAGACGCTCCGGGCGGTCGTCGAGACCGACCGGCCGGACTCGACGTACACACTCCGGGAGCCGACCGCGGTCGACCAGGCCATCGCGGCGAACCTGCGGGACTTCCTGGCCGCGGAGATCGAGCGCTCCCCCGCCTTCACGGACGCGCTTCACCTCCAGTTCGGCGTAGGATCGGTGGGTAACGCGCTCATGGGGGCGATCGGCGACCTCGACGTGGGCGACCGCGAGCTGGTGTACTTCGGTGAGGTCGTCCAGGATGGACTGTTGGACCTGCTCGACGCCGGTCACCTGAGCGCCGCGAGTGCCACCTCGCTTGCGCTGACCGAGGACGGCCAGCAGCGACTGTTCGCGGACATCGAGCGCTACGCCGAGGACATCGTCCTTCGCCCGACGGACGTCTCGAACCACCCAGGCCTCATCGATCGGTTCGGCGTCGTCGGGATCAACAGCGCGGTCGAAGTCGACCTCTTCGGGAACGTCAACTCGACACACATCGAGAGTACGCGGGTCGTGCGGGGTGTGGGTGGCTCCGGGGACTTCTTCCGGAACGCCCTCGTGAGCGTCTGTGCGCTCCCGTCAAAGCTCTCGGGCAAGAACGTCTCCCGCGTCGTCCCGATGACGTTTCACGTCGATCACACCGAACACGACGTGGACGTTTTCGTCACAGAACAGGGCGTCGCGGACGTGCGCGGGCTCGCGCCGGTCGAACGAGCGGAGCGCATCGTCGAGCAGTGTGCCCATCCCGACTACAAGCCCGAACTTCGGGAGTACCTGGAGGAAGTTACACAACAGCACGGCCACGCGCCACTCGACATCGAGCGGGCCGCCGACTGGCAGTCCTGA